The following is a genomic window from Neodiprion lecontei isolate iyNeoLeco1 chromosome 4, iyNeoLeco1.1, whole genome shotgun sequence.
tcaatatcgaGGCTTCGACGAGGCCTGGTAGCTTATTGTcgatacgtatacgtgtataatataatcagGCTTCCCTCGAGCCcgaaattaatcaattcgATCCAGCAGTTCCTTGGCTATCCACCACCTTCGACATCAACGCGATCCATTCACGGGGGTTCCTTTTTTTTGCGTAGGTACACACCTTCTCACTTGTTACtttctcttcgtttttttcgGGGTAATTCCgggattgaataaaaattcattagaGGTTAACGCGGATCAACGTTGGGGAAGGGAGAAACTCCACCCCTGGTTTCAgggttttaaataaattaaaagtttACCTTTTACCAGCGACAAGGCGGCGCAGCTACTCCCCCGACATCCGAACCATGGAGAATTCCCTCTttcccccccctctctctctctcacagtCTCTGTAATATCTCTTTTCCCTTATTCGAACTCTCTCTTTGGAAAAGGGAAgaagggaagaaagaaagaagaaacgaatGGGCGACAGAACGGCAGGAAGGGAATAAGTGATTTTCTCGGATTTGTCAAGTCGCGGTTAATCAATTATTCGATAATCACCGGAGTGCCGATGAGGATCTTGGAACTTCCTGGCCGCATTGAGTGCTCgtcaatttcaaacttgtgTATCCGTCCGTCCTGCGCACCCCTAATTTACTAATCTCGttacaaatgaaattaaaattacaactCATGAAACGGATCCTCTCTTCTCGATccctccaaaaaaaaaaaaaaaaaaaaaacacgagcGAATGAATTTATCTCCATCTCGACTGaaacgtgtttttttcttttttcctgttatatttttattcttctctgCAGTAATGCATACGATTGATCGCGCAGTAGAAGAACCGCAAGAGAAGTATAAGGTATACTCGATCGGTTCAACCCATCCGGGGATATAAATTGTTGAAGTAGAAGCATCgctgaaatatattataattcccCACGTTCACTACCGCGAATGGAAGAACCGGCTCTCCGTTCCTCGTTTGCCAAATTCTTCCGAACAGCAGCCCGGAGTTTGGCTCTCGACCAAAATTTGATACGGAACTCGGGACCCGCCGAGCAAGCGGGAGAgggagggaaagagagaaagagagagagcgagagagttaCGTTTATGGTAATGAGGCCTGCCACGCCAGCGCTAGTCGCACTCGTACAGGGATATAAAATGTTTCGTTCCCTTATTGGGTGAAGCGCTTAGCAAGGTAATGGGATGTCCAGCCTCTGGCAATTCGCCCAACCCTTTCGGGGTTCGTGTCCGAAACCCTCCGGCCTCGAAGGGTGGCCGGACTCGCGGGGGGTTGAAGGGGGGGCACCGGATGTGTTCGCAGATATTTTAACAGCGCCGGTTTGAGGCTCATAGTTCGGTCGATCTTCGGGTCATCaccgtttgtttttttttttttgtttctttaatgCTCATTATTTTCAGCGATAAAGTTCCCGCTGTTTGGGGGTTTTCGATGAAATTCGTATACCGGGTGAAAAAATCAGCAACCGGGTGACAGGATTCGAACCGTGACGAAGAGGGGAGATATCGAATGTTCGCTCTCTATTCGCATCGCGGACTCCGAAATGTGACAATAGACTTTGGCACTCGAGCTACGAAAAGGACAGTCGTGATTACCGGGTTACGGCTTAGCTTCTACAGCCCGACAAGGAACGTTGGCCAACTCGAACAGCCATTAAAACAGAACTCTGCCATTAAGTCCAGGAGCTCTCCCTTCGCGTTCGCTGGCTCGCTCGTCCCTCTGAAGGTTTAAATACGCTATAAAACGATCACATAACAACCCCGTCCAAGCCCCTATCTTCCCCGGGAGTGTCCACTGCGGTTAATTGTCTGATTTAAGCCTCACCGGCACCCAATGCTTCCCTGTTATGCTGAACACGCGACCCGGATAACGCCATGATTCACTATTCTTCCGGAGGTGAGAAGTTTCGCTGTTTAGAAGTGCTCGTTGCAGTTTGACTATTTCCTCGGTGAATTGAGTATCAAGAGAATTCCGAGGGTTTCGGCATTCTCGAATGAATTTCCACCATGGTGAAATGTAATATCTTCAATTCACATTCTCTTTTGAGGAATCGATTGCATTGGGTCGATTTAAATTACTCGTTCAACCGATTCCAAGCGAATCCAATAATTGGCCTCTTACTAAGTTTTCGACTCGACGACTCGAAGACGATATCACAAATACACGATCTATCTTCCGGAATTCACTGCGTCAACTCAATTTTAAGTACCCTCAACTAGTTTCGAGTGAATCCAATCGGTTCGACTTCTCACCATATTTGTGACTTGAATTCACGTACTCTCTTCAGAAACTCAAGTCATGAAGTCAATTTAAACGACTAATTCAGTCCATTCCAAGTGAATCCAATTAATGACTTCTCGCCGAGTTTTCAACTCGAGAACTTGAGCATCGCTGCACCTTCAAGGGTCTTCGGAATCACTtgacggaaggccgaacgagGACAGAAATTGACGAAGTTCAAGGGTTAATTTCGCGGTCGGTGACGAGGATgaggggttttttttttttttttggatggAACCAAACGGTGGATTCGCGTTAATCAACTGCAGTTTTGGAATCGTCCGAGCCCTGgcttaataatttttggtcTAATCCGTAGTGTGATGGGTGATCCGAGCCGTGGGGTGACACCCCCGAACAAACAGAGCGAGCTCACCCCGCGCCAATCAGCTCAGTACCTCCGATTGGGTTGGATTTTAATGGCGGTCGTAAATATAGGAACATTAAAAACACGTAACGGTTTTGCGCGCAGgcatgtgtgcgtgtgtgcggGGGACGTACATGCGGCATCAGCTCAAAGCTAATCCTGCAGCAATACCTATACGCATCCCAGCATCGAGGCCTAACTTTGCCGAAATTCGCATAACGCAACACCGGGCCGACGAACGTTTTAGAGCATGGCAATTACCGCGTATCCGTGTATGCGGCGATGTGATGAAATCACCGCGATGCTCGAGACCATTTCATCCCCGTATAAGCCAGATAAATATTGCCGCGTTGAAATTAGCCACGATTGGCTTTTACCCTTACTTATACTTTTATCCAATCTGAACCGCCGTGTTTACCTAATTTTACGCCAAAAATCGAGGGCAAATTTTGTCACGGTtttgaccatttttttcatccctcgaCTCTTTGGACCGAAAGATACCGGCTAGGttactatttttattctgGTTTGAGAGTTGAACCGAGTGGCTGTTATTTGGTCTAAAAAGTGTTATCGGATCCTaagtcaaaaaatgaaaaatgtatatggTGTTCTAAGAacgtaacaaagaaaacaCTATCAAACGTGACCGTCTATTTTGCGCCACTCCAAGCTTCGGAAAAACGAAGGATAGGGAGATGTTTTCGATGAGCGAGTCCTGCGGCGTTTGGGTAAAAATAGTAGAACGCAGGATTAGGGGGCGAAGGGATGCGATGTGATAATTCGCTTCATACGCTCGTTTTCATGAGTTATAGATATGATTTTTCGGGGGCAGAATATCTCGCCTGTGTCCAGCTCGTCGAGCTtgattgtatttttatattgtcTGACCGCGGGAAGAGCGAAAATATCTACCCTGCAGGTTCGATTCATCCCTGGTTTTTTCCTCACTGTGGCAAAATCTGCTGCAGCCTTATACACCCTTCCCAGCAGAAATGACAGTGATTTTTGAACGGCGAAAGTGAACTTTTACGATTGTTTTATGGGGAAAGGGGCCGGCGGAAATGCTCTCGAATGCCCGAAGACTCTGGACAGAATTTTATGGTTCACGCTTGGCCCCCCAACGCTGCGTTGCCGTAACGAGAAGCGTTATTTTAACGTTATGACTTGATGGTCACTGCTCGGAATGACCCCACACACCCTTCGAATAATTAAATAGCCTACTTCGCGATCGAGGGGTCAGAGTCTCGACTCTCTTTGTGCCGCGAGGGAAAGAATTATCTCCAAGATGACCGAGGGAGTCTAATTCCCGAGAAAGCACGTCGCGAAATGTCTCGCAGATCGATTTTTTCGAGGAGTTAAGCTCGAAAGAAACACAAACGCGTACCTCGACTATTAGCAAAATCAGATGCGTCGAGAAATTTCTCAAGTTATCTTCAGCCGGAGTTTGGGTACTTCGCTAACGACTGCAGAAATATCTCGGCACCCGCTCTGCGTAGAGTTTCGGTTTGAAAATGAGACGAGGTCTCACTCAAGGCAcggctaattgtaagtaaagTCGTGTTGGAAGTTGGAAGCTGGTTCAACTGAAGGTAAGATTCCGGGATGGAATTAAATCGGAAAACAAGAACGACAAAATGAGTGGCTGCATAGGTTCAGATTGGCGGTGTAAACGATACCCGCTACTGAACTCGATTCGCAGCTTTGTCACGACGCGCGACGGGGTAAATTCTTGTTCGCCAGATTCATGGCGCACGGAACGACGAACCGTCGTCGTCACAGCTCGTTTTAAACGTAAATACGACCGAGTTGGGTATAAATTTTGCATAATTAGTCGGGTCGGCGGTGCGTCCAGAGTCCCTTTGATCGCACCCACCGTCGGCATGAATGAGTAAACGAGTAAACGCCGCCCGGTAGATCCCGAAGCCGAAAAGCCAAAGAGGCCCAGAGCACTCGGGACTGTGATTTTTGCGATTAATTTACTCGCCGCCGCACGGATTCCCCTTCAGAATTTTACTCGAGATTCAAAATTCGCTAGCCAGTTATCGGTAATCGAACATCGACTAACTGCAACCGCGCAGAACTTGCACAGCTGGATGCTTATTATTATCAACCCACGTAAAAGTTTGAATGAGAAAAGTTACGGTGCTTGCAAGGATTCTCCGCGGTtaaggtaaaatttattccctTACGGGGATAAATTCCGCGGAGTCTGCGAGCTCTCGACAAGAGATCTCAGATTTGCTCTGCTCCGGACGTCACTCTTGACTAGCTCACCTTTGGAACCAGCCTGAACACGGTTCGCCATGTCGGACAAGGCTATGCTGAGGCAATGCATTATTTAGAGGGGACGATGCATCACAGAACCATATGATGTACCTGTGCGCATCAGCACAATGTATCTTTCCCTGTACATCGGTGGTGAACCGATCCTCTATGTGGTCGAGAGGTTCGCGTGTAGCTTGTAAGTTCGTGGCCGCGGGTGGTGAATTGCTTGGCCAAGACGGTCGAGTGCTGCTGGcatggaggtggaggtggaggaggaggaggagatcCTGGAGGTGGAGGAATCTCAAAGGCTGAGCGCTCCTCGGTGCCTGTTAGAAACTTCATACACCGACAATTCGAGGTAATGGACATCGGTCAGTTACTCGGACATCGCATAGCCCACCACATTTGTCAGAGTACCCGCACAATCTGGCAACTCGCTGTGGATACGGTGTCtgagttgttttttctttttttttttttttgcctcgtATTCAACTCGCAAGGATACCTAGAGATGAGATGGGATGTACGCGTTGGCTAGCTTCTGGGAGAGTTCCATTTTTCGAGAGTTGGTCTTCAGAGGCCAGGAGAGAACGGAAGCTCGGGATAAACGAGACTCGTACTTCTTACCAAATTGTTTTTATCCAAATAACCCTGCATACAACGGGCTGCTCACCCTTTCACGGATAATTATCATCTAAACTGCACGGCGGTAATTATCATCGTACAAACCGGAGGGTCGCTTTCCAACCGCGTGTATGAAATACTCGTATAATACGCAGAATACCGCCCGAGGAATATCATCGTTTTATCTGCGGACCACCGGTTTGTGACAAAAATATCAGACGACGTGATCTTTATGAACTTTTGTGGCCGGCTCAATTAGCGTTATGGCATACAGTGGAGAGATCGGACGGCGAGCTCTCGTATCTTTATTTGTTGTTGCCGTAAAGTAGCCCGAGGGGACGTAGCGCGTATCTTTCATAATTCGTTCATATTCCCATAGTGGGAAAAGGTTCACAACAATAACATGGTAGACTATAATCACTTTTTCATCGATAAAACATGTCCGTTTGAAATGGTGTTAAATCACGAACACAGCGCTACAGCGACACTGCAATCAGCGACAGTAGTGCGGTAGAAATAGATAGCGAtcgcagagcgctggctccgCCGGTTCTGTCCTCTATGCCAGACCACCGCAAGACCCATTCTCGATAGTGCTTGACGTCGGTGTAGATCCCGGGAAAGCCAGGCCACGCGCATCCGTTTCCAGATGATACGACGCCGGTTAAAACACCCTCGCAAATCAGCCCACCTCCGGAGTCGCCCTGAGGAATGTATATATCAAAGTCAATGTCATCGGTCAGCATTCAAGGTCTGAACTCAGCGGTCCAGTCCTGGTCAATTACCCACCTGGCAAGCATCCCGCAGCCCTTCTATGTACCCGGCGCATATCATGCCATCAGGAATGTCTGAGAATTCGACGTAGAGCTTTCGGCACACAGTCTGGCTCACTATCGACACATCGACGTACATCAGCTCGTTCATCAAATGCAGAATGTCCTGCAACGCCATGAGCGTTAGCGAAAATAAGCAAACCACGAGTGTATCAAACGCTTGGAGTCGGATGTAAACTTGGTAAAAGATCATTTTAATGGGATTGGAGTCACGGACTTCTCCCCAATTGGACCGGTATCTACTTACGATAGCAGGGTATCCCCATCCAGCCACTTGGCACGTGGTACCAGCAGCCACCGTGCTCGACTGCAACGTTTGGTACTGCACTGCGGGATTTTCGAAGAGCAGTGGTTCTCCGAGCTGGGAGTGAGAGAACCACGCGTTTTAGGTGAGAGGTCGTGAAATTTAAATGTGCGTAAAATTCAATGAGATGAAACGTGCCTCACCCTGAGTAGTGTGATGTCGTTTTCATAGGTCACCGAGTCGTAGTCCTCGTGAATGATTATCTGAGATACCGACCTTCGCTGACTCGTGGACGAAGTGCGGTTTAGCCAAAGATCTCCGGCTATCACTGACACCATCCAGGGCTGGATCTGCGCCCCAGTTCTGCAAAAATCGAAAGTTAGCAAAGCAGTTCCGAAGCGTGATTGGATTGACTCACTGGAGGAACATGCAGTGGGCCGCGGTGAGGATCCATTGGGAGTCGATTATACTACCGCCGCAAAAGTGGCTCTCGGTCCAGCTGTAGCGGAGTGATACCTCGTGAGATAATGACAGTGTTATAATTAGAAGCCCGATTAACAACCGGATCAACGATCAGTCGCTTACCTGATGGGAAAACTGACCGAGTAATGCCTGGGAACCGTTAACTATCCGCCCCAATTGACGTAGTTTGTTACCCTCCGGTTGATCTTCGTTCGACGAATAAATACCttgttctgaaaaaaattgttggtaACGGAAGCCGCGGTTATTTAAATTGCCTGGGCGTCATTCGAGGCACTTTGCACACACCTGAACTTGAAACCCCAACGATACCGACGAGCAGAAGAAGGGTTAGCTCTTGAGTCAGAAATCTGTTCACATGGTTGGACAACATGGTTAGTTGCATTAGTCTTCAATGGTCGGACAAACAGTGCTCGGGGATTCGTACCATCGTTGTATAAGGCTTATCTGAACCGTTATCCGTATCTGTGCTCATTATCGAACTTGCACGAAGCCTCCCTGAAACAACTCGATGAGCCGGGGATCACCTCGATAATCTTGTTTGGAGATGGCATTAGATCTAATCGCGATACTGACtgtgataaaataaaggaAGACGCTCCTTGACTCGCGAGATTTTTGACTCAACGGTCGCTTCTGTATCTCGATAATCCGCGCGGAgtgttcttattttttctttcctcttcccTTGCAGGAAGTAGGGCTTGGTTATTGTAAAAGCCATCGAGATGCGACTGCGGGTCGAAGTTACGATGGTCGGTGAATTAAGTTGACACTAGCGGTCGACGAGCCGGTCCTTTGCTGACCATTACGGCCGCCTTCATGGTACGACCTTCCTTTATTTAGGGCTCCCTAAATCTTGCTGGTACAATTAACATTGCTAAAGCCTCGCGGAGGCCAGACATTCGACTGCTTTATAGAAACGTTGAATACCGGCCACCAGCGGTTTTCGGATGTAAGGAATGACCTGGTCGCAAATTGAATAGAAACCAGGCATGAGAGgtattatttcgaaaaagcTGTGCTTCTTTCTCCCGttccctttctctctttccccaGACTGGCATACGGCTTCTTCAGCTCCGGCAAAAACATTTGGCAGGAGAAAAGAAGCAGATAAATAAAAGCCGCGACACCCCGCTTATTCTCCTCTCGCGAAAGTCAGgaagaatgaaacaaaaacgaataaaaaacgaaatgcAGAAACCCATATCACCACGGACGCTCTTCTTACACGCCGTGGCTTTCAACTTTTACGTACGAGTAGTTGCTGTGGAGCCAATCGATGGCTTGAGTCTGTCAGATATTCCCGGAGTTTTCGAACGTCAAAAGGCTCAGAACGCGTCAAGCTCAGTGTGAATACGTACAGCGAAACACACGTCATCtttagaatttctatggctatAATCCAGCCGAGTGACGTGGCTACGGTAAAACGCCGTAAACTTGATTAAGAATCTCGATTAGTCATCCAGGTTTGGATAACACACGAGAGGTTAGGCGTCACCTCATCGTTCGAGTGGTAGGTGACTAGATATGAAACGCATAAAAATCAAGCTTATCTTATCTCGCTTGAGCGCTTCTTCCCGTACTTGTTGAGTGTCGTTTCACTTTGTGGAAGCAAGTATATCCACGCGTTGATTCAAACTTGTCGAATCTTTCGCGAATAAAACTACCTCTCTCTGACATTAGATTAATGAATACTCTGATTGAACGTAGCGAAGCATCTCCACGATACATGGTTCTCCATAAATCACCCGCAGTCAATAGCAAATCGAAACAAGTCAACGTGACTGGttagaataattgaaatacttttttgcAACATCGCATCACAACAGGTCGCGTACAATTaatgtgtgtaaaaaaaaaaaagaaaatgaaagggagaaaaataaCACAATAACGACATCTATACTGTCGGAGAACAATTGTTAGATTCATGATGATACATTAGAGAGTCCTTGCAATGGTCGTTTCGTGTTTTGTATAATGAGAACGCGGAAGTACGATCGTCGTGAGAAATATTGTTGGCCTATTAACGAGGTTAAAATGCCTCGGGCAGGTGGGCGAGGaggttcgaaaaaatatatgttatgCTAATCTTAACTGTCCATTCTTTTATTTGAAAACCTCAAATAAAGACAGCGAGACTATAATTAGTAAGACACGTGGTAGGCGGTGTTTACCGTGTGAATTTTACTCTCGGCATTCTCCATCCAACAgcaatttcttcttcttcttcttccttcgaCAATGTTTTTTCACCTCCCGATCTGACCTcttcgaaagattttttgttgAACCGAAATAACTCCAAGCTAGTTAATCGTCCTCGTCGTCCATCTTTCACCGTAGGTATTGTCGGTAATTTGTTTCATCGTTAAACAAAGAATCTCGTTAGAATGTTGTTGATGAAacaaaaggaaataaaaaggTTATAATTGctttgagaataattaaagTTCGATAGGATCGCTGTGTCAGTGTTCTGTTTTTtatcctctctctttcttcaaCCGATAATCATCAAATTACCAACGAAATTATATATCTCACTGCATACAAATTGTTACCACCGATAATAAATGTCTCTGGATTCCTTAACGGGAATTTATTAATCTTTACAATGCTCGTGATTATTTCCTACAAAGAAATACGGTTCTTTTAAAAACCGGACGCAATCTGTCAACGTTTTTGCACGGTCATgtgttttccattttattcgTATAAAAGTATATTACACGAGTATAAagcagcgaaaaaaaaaaacaacaacaaattttgcaaaacgATCTCCACCAATAAATCCTaacgtatgtatacgtattgCGGAATGGAGGAGAAGTGATAAGTCGTTATAAGACTCCGGCAATTATGTGAACGAGTAAACGAACGAGGATGAATTATTGCAGACACCTCGAGGCAGCGACGCAGTTCAACGCAACTCAACAATACCGACCATTCATAGCCGTTAGATAACCTTGAGAAAGGTTCCGGATGAATTGAACGTATTCATAAATCGTATCGCTCGCCGTGTTTGCAGATAAGTCTTAACACAGTGAAACTATCCGCAAACCAGCAGACAATAAATCCGTTCATATTTCTCTCGACTCTGGATACTCAAGTACCTCAACATTCCACGAACCAATCTACCTCTGTGACCTTTCTCCGAAAATTTGGTCAATATTTGAGTAAAGTTGAGATGACACTTTAAAGTGGATACCGGTGGAAGCTGGAAGACGTTGAAGACTTTGCAACCGAGAACTGGTCATTCCTGCTAAGAAAAGAGCCGAGAAGTCTACTtggaaggaagaagaagaggaggaattcTCGAGTCGTGTGACATGTTCCTCAGCGTGTCCTTGGCCGTTGAGCCAGAGTGTAGGGTATCGCCTGGCAAGAGTGAAAAGGACGTAGCCTTGACTCGGGGAGCTAGTTAAAGTGCTGTTCAAGGTCTGTTAGACGGTGTTCTGTTGCTCGTCTGGTCGTAACGCTTCGTCAAGTGGATAAAACAAGGAAAGAACGCAGGAGGGCTGCGCGGATTCTTTGGAGGAAAGGGAATTCTATCTTTCTCTCCGTAGTCTCGCCTTGTACCTTTTTCCATGGGAGCCCGTTTCTCCGCTCTTGCAAAACACCTATCCACGTGTAACTTTCAAGGGTGTTATCCATCTCCTTCGCCCTTCGGTTCGTTTTTTCACTCCGCCATTACCGTGTCGGATTAGATTATGAACGGAGAAAGCATATCCTCGGTTACCAAACTGCGACTTGTTATTTTACACTGCAAGCTCGATCGGGGAATAACAATTTACAGCAACTCTGAACGATTGCTTCGAGTTGACTCTCGTTGACTCCTCAACGATTAATGACTCTGCGTGTAGtacgattttctttcttttgtttttaaccCCTCGCTTTCTCCTCTTGGCGCAATTAAGATCAGCGAAGTGGAAGCGTGTGCAGTATCGACTTTAATGGAGAACAAGAAAGTGAAGAGGAGTTACGAAAGCCGCGGATTTTATGCGGTGCTGAAAGGTTGGCAATTCATTCGCTGCACCGGTACAAACACGCGCAAAGTTCACCAGGAGGGGACGTTTCTCTCCCTCTTATTTTCTCACTGCAGAAACGCGTTGCACGTTTTTTGCACGGGCGAAGCCTGCGCTTGAACGCGTATAAATACACCGTCCCTCTTCACTTTCATTCTCTTTTTGCAACCCGCCGTTTTGGACGTCCGTTTCAATATTATGCGCAGTTATCCTGCAATGTAATAGTCCTCAAATATCTGCACTGCAACTCGCTGCCGCGCAGACTGTTCGAATAATGAGAATTCCTCTTCAACCATCAAGTACTTTAAAGTAttctaattgaaattttatctcCCCCCATTACCGCGTTCTTCGGACGTTCACAACTCACTCGTGTTTTACGTATATGAACATTTTCCGCCGCGTTTTCCCATCATTAATTGCATTGAGAGTAACGTACTGTCTTTCTGGCTGAAAGCAGAGAAATAACAAACCCTTTGCTAATTATTTACGATCATGGAATCGCAGCAGCTCAGAAGAACGGAAAAACATCCTTAAAACCATTTTGAATTAGACCGACGATCAGTTTTCATTCATAAGTTTCGTGCAGGGTGAGAGTTTTCTTATAGTTGTGCAGTTTACCGAACGGTaattcttaaatattttcatttttcaccttgaccgaaaaatacagttctgaGTAAGAAATGGAAATCAAAAATCTATCAATTGTTAATGTTCTTTTTGATCatgtattttcttgtaactattgCCAAATTATGATGTTGATGAAACAATAAATCGGTATCAAGATGTTGTTCGATTGACAACACGAAAGCAACTGATTATGAACATGAACAGATTTGGGTTCGTAGTCGTGAAAAAACGTA
Proteins encoded in this region:
- the LOC107225146 gene encoding trypsin-2: MQLTMLSNHVNRFLTQELTLLLLVGIVGVSSSEQGIYSSNEDQPEGNKLRQLGRIVNGSQALLGQFSHQVSLRYSWTESHFCGGSIIDSQWILTAAHCMFLQTGAQIQPWMVSVIAGDLWLNRTSSTSQRRSVSQIIIHEDYDSVTYENDITLLRLGEPLLFENPAVQYQTLQSSTVAAGTTCQVAGWGYPAIDILHLMNELMYVDVSIVSQTVCRKLYVEFSDIPDGMICAGYIEGLRDACQGDSGGGLICEGVLTGVVSSGNGCAWPGFPGIYTDVKHYREWVLRWSGIEDRTGGASALRSLSISTALLSLIAVSL